A region from the Benincasa hispida cultivar B227 chromosome 8, ASM972705v1, whole genome shotgun sequence genome encodes:
- the LOC120084070 gene encoding uncharacterized protein LOC120084070: protein MTSKKNWFVECKSENGDSVYMENNQECEIVGVGLVLLKLSNNKEVLLKGVRHVPKLKRNIISLGMLDDIGYSIHAEKGCLEIVKQDRVILTRRKKEGLYIARKVNRSKYALVSKSEKDNELEL, encoded by the coding sequence ATGACCTCTAAGAAAAACTGGTTTGTTGAATGCAAATCAGAAAATGGAGACTCAGTTTACATGGAAAATAACCAAGAATGTGAGATTGTTGGTGTAGGTTTAGTGTTATTAAAGCTCTCAAACAACAAGGAGGTACTTCTTAAAGGAGTTAGACATGTTCCAAAACTAAAGAGAAATATTATCTCTTTAGGAATGCTTGATGACATAGGCTATTCCATTCATGCTGAAAAGGGATGCTTGGAGATAGTAAAGCAAGACAGAGTTATTCTCActagaaggaagaaagaaggcTTGTATATTGCTAGAAAAGTAAATAGATCTAAGTATGCTTTGGTTTCTAAATCCGAGAAAGACAATGAGTTAGAATTATAG